The genomic DNA ATGGATCTCTACGACCGCGTCAGCATCGTGCGCGGCGCGAACGGATTGTTGGGCGGCACCGGCGATCCCTCCGCCACCGTAGACCTGGTGCGCAAGCGCCCTGGCCGCGCGCTCGGCGCGAGCCTGACCGTGCGCACCGGAAGCTGGAACAAGAAGAATGCCGTCGGCGACATCAACATACCGCTGGCGGCGGACGGTCGCGTCCGCTCGCGCCTGGTATTCAGCGGCGAGAACTCCGACGGGTTCCGCGACCACTCGAGCATCGAACGGCAGGGGTTCCTGGCCAGCTTCGCCATGGATGTGACGGACCGCACGCAGGTCGGCCTGGGCTTCCAGTACGAGCACAGCATCTTCCACGGCGCCTCCTGGGGCGCCAACGTGCCCGCCTGGTTCGCGGACGGCTCGCCGACCCATTTCCGCCGCAGCCTCAACCTGGCGGCGGACTGGAGCAAGAGCGACATGGAAGCGAAGACGCTGTTCGCCTCGCTCGACCATCGCTTCGACAACGACTGGAAGCTGCGCGCCGATTATGCCCACACCTCGCGCGCGGACCTGAACAACAAGGGCGCGGTCAAGGTCAACAATGGCAAGGTCCGCTGGCCCCACTGGAAGCAGGACGGCAGCGGCGCCTACCTCAATGCCATCCATTCGGAGACGGAAGGCGAAACCGACGCGTTCTCGCTGGATCTGTCGGGGCCCCTGGAACTGTTCGGACGCCAGCATGAACTGCTCGTCGGCCTGAACGGCTCGCGCATGGACGAACCATCCTGGACCTTCAACAGCAGCAACTGCAGCATCGACGGCATCGCCGGCTTCAAGGGCCGCTGCCAATACCGCACCGAGCTGCCCGTCGCGGATTGGCGCGCCTGGCGCGGCGACGAATACGGCAACATCCGCGCGTTCCGCACCGACGCCCGCCGCGTCACCCGGACAACACTCTATGGCGGCTACGTCGCGGGACGCTTCGAGCTCGCCGACGACCTGACCCTGATCACCGGGCTGCGCCGCAGCGTCTACCAGATCCACAGCGACAACTACAACGCGGCGGGCGTCCGCGGCGCGCGCACCGGCGAAAACGCCGCTCGCGCCTGGACGCCCTACTACGGCCTCGTCTATGGATTGACACCGACCTACTCGGTCTACGCCAGCTACACCGATGTCTTCACGCCGCAGACCAACAAGAACGAAAGCGGCGACACCCTCAAGCCCATCACGGGCGCCAGCTACGAGGCCGGCATCAAGGGCGAATGGTTCAACGGCGCGCTCAATGCCGCCGTGTCGGCATTCCGCAGCCAGCAGAAGAACGTCGCCCTGAAAGACGGCGACAGCTTGACGCCCGATGGCGACCAGGCCTACCGGCCCGGCACCGGCGTCA from Achromobacter xylosoxidans includes the following:
- a CDS encoding TonB-dependent siderophore receptor; its protein translation is MHHHSSGSSALLGLITLALASAAAPVQARQPDAAGNTSSAPATLPAIEVSGQADEPTEATRSYTVPSTRASTGLTLSPKETPQSVSVVTRQQMDDQGMQSIGDVLGSTTGITFVELDNGGRTTYRARGFNITNYKVDGLSIIGGSSFNGGGSGAINMDLYDRVSIVRGANGLLGGTGDPSATVDLVRKRPGRALGASLTVRTGSWNKKNAVGDINIPLAADGRVRSRLVFSGENSDGFRDHSSIERQGFLASFAMDVTDRTQVGLGFQYEHSIFHGASWGANVPAWFADGSPTHFRRSLNLAADWSKSDMEAKTLFASLDHRFDNDWKLRADYAHTSRADLNNKGAVKVNNGKVRWPHWKQDGSGAYLNAIHSETEGETDAFSLDLSGPLELFGRQHELLVGLNGSRMDEPSWTFNSSNCSIDGIAGFKGRCQYRTELPVADWRAWRGDEYGNIRAFRTDARRVTRTTLYGGYVAGRFELADDLTLITGLRRSVYQIHSDNYNAAGVRGARTGENAARAWTPYYGLVYGLTPTYSVYASYTDVFTPQTNKNESGDTLKPITGASYEAGIKGEWFNGALNAAVSAFRSQQKNVALKDGDSLTPDGDQAYRPGTGVTVKGLDAEIAGAVTAAWNVYLGYTYLDVGNKDTAERPDPRHLLRLNTTYRLQGMLRGLTIGGGLTWQGKTVSEPYPGRPDGHGGFDDSPIPLKGYALFNAMARYDINRHLSAMLNVSNLFDKTYYRQYGFYNGLIYGEPRRVTLSLQARF